The sequence GCTCGACATGAGCGGATCGATCCCTGGCCTGCTGTATGGCGTGACGCGTCGCGTCGCCGCCCGCACGCGCCAGGTCGACGATCGCCGCGCCGCGCGGCTCACCGTGGTCGAGCCCGCCGGCACCCGCGACGGCGCGCCCGATCCCGAGTCCCATGTGTTGCTCGAGGAGCGCGCCGCCGTGGTCCGCGAAGCGCTCGACGCGATGGACGAGGACAAGCGTGTGATGTTCGTGCTGACCTGCGTCGAAGGCATGAGCATCGCGGCCGCGGCCGCGGCGGTCGACATCAACGTCAACACCGCGTACGCGCGCGCCCGGGTCGCGCGCGAGCTCGTGAGCAAGGCCATCGCACGCCACCGTGCGAAGGAGGAAAGGGTCCGCGTCCATGTCGCGCGATGAACTCGAGTTCGACGACGACGACGACGACCTGCGGCTCTACGTCGCGGCGTTCCGCGAGATCGAGCAGCCCACGCCCGCGACCCACGCCGCCAGCTGGAAGGTGATCGCCGAGCGCACCGGCGTCGAGAGTTCGCGCCGCTGGTGGCTGTGGGTCGGCGCC is a genomic window of Deltaproteobacteria bacterium containing:
- a CDS encoding sigma-70 family RNA polymerase sigma factor, with amino-acid sequence MGEGPSLQAIYEQYHAFVWRVAQRLGVGRAALDDVVQEVFVIMHRRRHELDMSGSIPGLLYGVTRRVAARTRQVDDRRAARLTVVEPAGTRDGAPDPESHVLLEERAAVVREALDAMDEDKRVMFVLTCVEGMSIAAAAAAVDINVNTAYARARVARELVSKAIARHRAKEERVRVHVAR